In a single window of the Candidatus Celerinatantimonas neptuna genome:
- the birA gene encoding Bifunctional ligase/repressor BirA, translating to MSNHDNAFYLLRLLSDGQFHSGQRLAEELNVSRTSIASYIHQLIDLGMDIYSVKGRGYRLAHAVSLLEQCWLGEQIGAPVTVFSEIDSTNTWMMSRIEQLTHGEVVCCDYQSSGRGRRGRGFRSAVAGQLPFSIYWCFEGALDAMQGLSLVVGIAVAETLRTLGYKTVGLKWPNDIYAGHRKLAGILIEMSGQPHQQIHLVAGVGINIHLGSISDEIDQLVTDLTSLKEQEIDRNLLLVSCYRSLMTVYQKFSEEGFSGFIDRWNKLDVFHGEQVRLIFSNGKEEKGAVSGVDQYGNLLLNQQGEIRCFSAGEVSLRAQ from the coding sequence ATGTCTAATCATGATAATGCCTTTTATTTATTACGATTACTCAGTGATGGTCAGTTTCATTCGGGTCAGCGTTTAGCTGAAGAATTGAATGTATCGAGAACATCGATTGCTAGCTATATTCATCAGTTAATCGATTTGGGTATGGATATCTATTCGGTTAAAGGGCGAGGTTATCGTCTGGCTCACGCTGTCTCTTTGTTGGAACAATGTTGGCTGGGTGAACAGATTGGGGCTCCGGTAACCGTTTTTTCGGAGATAGATTCCACAAATACCTGGATGATGTCGAGAATAGAACAATTAACTCATGGTGAAGTCGTTTGCTGTGATTACCAGAGTAGCGGGCGTGGGCGAAGAGGAAGGGGATTCCGTTCGGCTGTAGCAGGACAGTTACCTTTTTCTATCTATTGGTGTTTTGAAGGTGCTCTTGATGCAATGCAAGGGTTAAGCCTTGTTGTTGGGATTGCTGTTGCCGAAACATTACGGACATTGGGATATAAAACGGTTGGTTTGAAGTGGCCTAATGACATTTATGCCGGTCATCGCAAGCTAGCCGGGATTTTAATTGAGATGAGCGGGCAACCTCATCAGCAGATCCATCTTGTGGCCGGAGTTGGTATCAATATCCATTTAGGAAGTATTTCAGATGAAATAGATCAACTGGTAACAGATTTAACTTCATTAAAAGAGCAGGAAATTGACCGTAATTTGTTATTAGTCAGTTGTTACCGATCACTTATGACAGTTTATCAGAAATTTAGTGAGGAAGGTTTTTCAGGGTTTATTGATCGCTGGAATAAATTGGATGTATTTCATGGTGAACAGGTTAGATTGATTTTTAGTAATGGAAAAGAAGAAAAAGGGGCGGTAAGCGGTGTGGATCAATATGGGAATTTATTATTGAACCAGCAAGGTGAAATCCGCTGTTTTTCTGCTGGAGAGGTCTCTTTAAGGGCTCAATAA
- the yqjZ gene encoding putative protein YqjZ — protein sequence MALIAKTPEPPYYAVIFSSTRTSVDEGYEAMAAKMMSIAAEQTGFLGVESARGELGITVSYWLDLESIQKWKRNMEHMQAQRLGREKWYASYKTRISKVERDYEG from the coding sequence ATGGCATTAATCGCAAAGACGCCTGAACCGCCTTATTATGCCGTTATTTTTTCATCTACACGTACTTCTGTTGATGAAGGGTATGAGGCTATGGCGGCAAAGATGATGAGTATTGCAGCTGAGCAAACTGGTTTTTTAGGGGTTGAATCTGCCCGGGGAGAATTAGGAATTACAGTTTCATATTGGTTAGATCTGGAATCCATTCAGAAATGGAAACGGAATATGGAGCATATGCAAGCACAGCGCCTGGGGCGGGAGAAATGGTATGCATCTTATAAGACGAGAATTTCAAAAGTAGAACGAGATTATGAGGGCTAA
- the murB gene encoding UDP-N-acetylenolpyruvoylglucosamine reductase, with translation MNQLMKEIKSLHTFSTQAYCQDCLFLERLDDLEQLSKYQQLQQPWVVIGEGSNLLFVEDFQGLLVCNRLKGRRLIELPDAWAVEAAAGENWHELVLWLVEKSIGGLENLALIPGTVGAAPVQNIGAYGAEFRQFCEWVEVWDTKACVFKRLSAEQCGFGYRDSCFKHNEMRRNIVTRVGLRLMKNWQPRLDYGALDKLLGDDISPLSIFNMVCKIRSSKLPNPELTGNAGSFFKNPIVSEQWVKMYQAQYEKIPIYPLSDTCFKVAAGWMIEQAGLKGFRLKGAGVDAKQALVLINASGNATGKEILELAKYVRQEVKCCFDVLLEPEVLLIGANGILEPQEVF, from the coding sequence ATGAATCAATTGATGAAAGAAATTAAATCATTACATACATTCTCAACTCAGGCTTATTGTCAGGATTGTCTTTTCCTTGAACGCTTGGATGATCTGGAACAACTATCTAAATATCAGCAATTGCAGCAACCTTGGGTAGTTATTGGAGAAGGGTCCAATCTATTGTTTGTAGAGGATTTTCAGGGGCTTCTTGTTTGTAATCGTTTAAAAGGCCGCAGGCTAATTGAGCTTCCGGACGCTTGGGCTGTGGAAGCCGCTGCCGGTGAGAATTGGCATGAGCTTGTTTTATGGCTTGTAGAAAAAAGCATTGGCGGGTTGGAGAATCTGGCTTTGATTCCTGGAACAGTAGGTGCAGCCCCGGTTCAAAATATCGGAGCTTATGGGGCGGAATTCAGACAGTTCTGTGAATGGGTAGAAGTCTGGGATACTAAAGCGTGTGTATTTAAACGGCTAAGTGCAGAGCAATGTGGTTTCGGTTACCGGGATAGCTGCTTTAAACACAATGAGATGCGACGTAACATCGTGACACGAGTCGGTCTGAGGTTAATGAAGAATTGGCAACCCCGCCTGGATTACGGTGCACTGGATAAATTATTGGGTGATGATATATCACCCCTGTCGATTTTTAATATGGTTTGCAAAATTCGTTCATCAAAACTTCCTAATCCTGAGTTGACAGGTAATGCCGGTAGTTTTTTTAAGAATCCGATTGTTTCTGAGCAATGGGTTAAAATGTATCAGGCTCAATATGAAAAAATCCCGATTTATCCATTGTCTGATACGTGTTTTAAAGTCGCTGCAGGATGGATGATAGAGCAAGCTGGCTTAAAAGGATTTCGCCTTAAAGGCGCCGGAGTTGATGCAAAACAGGCCTTGGTGCTTATTAATGCAAGCGGTAATGCGACAGGAAAAGAGATCCTCGAGTTAGCCAAGTATGTCCGACAAGAGGTTAAATGCTGTTTTGATGTGCTTTTAGAGCCCGAGGTTTTGCTTATCGGGGCCAATGGTATTTTAGAGCCCCAGGAGGTTTTTTAA
- the rplL gene encoding 50S ribosomal protein L7/L12, giving the protein MSITKDQIIEAVAEMSVMDVVELIEAMEEKFGVTAAAAVVAGGDAGAAAAEEQTEFDVILKAAGANKVAAIKAVRSATGLGLKEAKGLVEAAPTPVKEAVSKEEAEQLKAQLEEAGAEVEVK; this is encoded by the coding sequence ATGTCTATCACTAAAGATCAAATCATCGAAGCTGTTGCTGAAATGTCAGTAATGGATGTTGTTGAACTGATTGAAGCAATGGAAGAAAAATTCGGTGTAACTGCAGCAGCTGCTGTTGTTGCAGGCGGAGATGCAGGTGCTGCTGCCGCAGAAGAACAAACTGAATTTGATGTTATCTTGAAAGCTGCTGGTGCAAATAAAGTTGCTGCTATTAAAGCGGTACGTAGTGCTACAGGTCTGGGCCTTAAAGAAGCTAAAGGTCTGGTTGAAGCTGCACCAACTCCAGTTAAAGAAGCAGTTTCCAAAGAAGAAGCTGAACAGCTTAAAGCTCAGCTTGAAGAAGCTGGTGCTGAAGTTGAAGTTAAGTAA
- the rplA gene encoding 50S ribosomal protein L1 produces MAKLSKRMRTIREKVDATKDYSINEAIVLLKELATAKFLESVDASINLGIDPRKSDQNVRGATVLPHGTGRTVRVAVFTQGANADAAKEAGADIVGMDDLAAQVKAGEMNFDVVIASPDAMRVVGQLGQILGPRGLMPNPKVGTVTPNVAEAVKNAKAGQVRYRNDKNGIIHTTIGKVDFDDDKIKQNLEALLNALTKAKPAQSKGQFIKKVSLSTTMGAGLSIDVASLEQQA; encoded by the coding sequence ATGGCAAAACTTTCAAAACGTATGCGCACAATCCGCGAAAAGGTTGATGCGACTAAAGATTATTCTATCAATGAAGCAATTGTTTTGCTTAAAGAGCTGGCAACTGCAAAATTTTTAGAGAGTGTTGATGCTTCCATTAATTTGGGTATTGACCCTCGTAAATCTGATCAGAACGTTCGTGGTGCAACTGTCCTGCCTCATGGTACTGGCCGTACTGTTCGCGTTGCTGTATTTACTCAGGGTGCGAATGCAGATGCTGCTAAAGAAGCTGGCGCTGATATCGTTGGTATGGACGATTTAGCTGCTCAGGTTAAAGCTGGCGAAATGAACTTCGACGTAGTCATCGCATCTCCTGATGCAATGCGTGTTGTTGGTCAGTTAGGTCAGATTTTAGGGCCTCGTGGCCTTATGCCTAACCCGAAAGTGGGTACTGTGACTCCTAACGTTGCTGAAGCTGTAAAAAATGCAAAAGCAGGTCAGGTTCGTTATCGTAATGATAAAAACGGTATTATTCATACTACTATCGGTAAAGTTGATTTTGATGATGACAAAATCAAACAGAACCTTGAAGCTCTGCTGAATGCTTTGACTAAAGCAAAACCTGCTCAGTCTAAAGGGCAATTCATCAAAAAAGTCAGTCTGTCTACCACTATGGGTGCCGGCTTGTCTATTGATGTCGCTTCTTTAGAACAACAAGCATAA
- the rpoB gene encoding DNA-directed RNA polymerase subunit beta, producing the protein MVYSYTEKKRIRKDFGKRPQVVDTPYLLSIQLDSFEKFIEVDPEGEYGLEAAFRSVFPIASYSGYSELQYVSYRRGEPVFDVKECQIRGVTYSAPLRVKLRLVLYDKEAPTGTVKDIKEQEVYMGEIPLMTENGTFVINGTERVIVSQLHRSPGVFFDHDRGKTHSSGKVLYNARVIPYRGSWLDFEFDPKDNLFVRIDRRRKLPASIILRALDMSTEEILNYFFETILFEIRDGRVWMELEPSRLRGDIASFDILLGDEVIVENGRRITARHIRKLEKANVTELEVPLEYLSGKVIAQDYIDETTGEVVAPANTELTLELVAKLSQAGFTKLATIYTNELDKGSFISDTLRVDSSTNRLEALVEIYRMMRPGEPPTREAAEALFENLFFSADRYDLSTVGRMKFNSRVDREDGNESGVLDQTDILLVMKTLIDIRNGQGDVDDIDHLGNRRIRCVGEMAENQFRVGLVRVERAVRERLSLGDLDALMPQDLINAKPISAAVKEFFGSSQLSQFMDQNNPLSEVTHKRRVSALGPGGLTRERAGFEVRDVHPTHYGRLCPIETPEGPNIGLINSLAVYSRTNDYGFLETPYRRVENSTITDDVEFLSAIDEGKYVIAQANAAVDESGHLTGELVPCRHRGESTYMTADQVQFMDVSPQQIISVAASLIPFLEHDDANRALMGSNMQRQAVPTIRADKPLVGTGIERAVAVDSGVTVVAKRGGFVDYADASRIVVKVNEDELYPGEAGIDIYTLTKYTRSNQNTCINQRPVVKTGEPVSKGDVLADGPSTDLGELALGQNMRVAFMPWNGYNFEDSILINEDVVKEDRFTTIHIQELSCIARDTKLGPEEISADIPNVGESALSKLDESGIVYVGAEVKPGDILVGKVTPKGETQLTPEEKLLRAIFGEKASDVKDTSLRVPNSTFGTVIDIQVFTRDGVEKDKRAIEIQDMQLREAKKDLTEEFKIFEEGIFSRARSLLLSSGRSEGDLARMKPVDWFEIALIDEDAQTHLEQIAEQYDELKADFEKKLDVKRRKITQGDDLAPGVLKIVKVYLAVKRRIQPGDKMAGRHGNKGVVSIIVPREDMPYDETGHPVDIVLNPLGVPSRMNIGQVLETHLGMAAKGVGQKIDAMLKDQRGVELDKLRDFIQQVYDLGHTRQHVNLEEFSDEELMTLAQNLRKGVPMATPAFDGAREPEIKELLRLADIPDSGQIQLYDGRTGMPFERQTTVGYMYMLKLNHLVDDKMHARSTGSYSLVTQQPLGGKAQFGGQRFGEMEVWALEAYGAAYTLQEMLTVKSDDVNGRTKMYKNIVDGSHKMEPGIPESFNVLLKEIRSLGINIELDQE; encoded by the coding sequence ATGGTTTACTCTTATACAGAGAAAAAACGCATTCGTAAGGACTTCGGGAAACGTCCTCAAGTAGTGGATACGCCTTACCTGCTATCTATCCAGCTTGACTCTTTCGAAAAATTTATCGAAGTCGATCCTGAAGGCGAGTATGGCCTGGAAGCAGCATTTCGTAGTGTTTTCCCAATAGCCAGTTATTCTGGTTATTCTGAGTTGCAGTATGTTAGTTACCGTCGAGGTGAACCGGTTTTTGATGTGAAAGAATGTCAAATCCGCGGTGTAACATATTCTGCTCCCCTGAGGGTTAAACTACGGTTGGTGCTGTACGATAAAGAGGCGCCGACGGGAACTGTCAAGGATATCAAAGAGCAAGAAGTTTACATGGGTGAAATTCCACTCATGACGGAAAATGGTACATTTGTGATCAATGGCACCGAGCGTGTGATTGTGTCTCAGTTGCACCGCAGTCCAGGGGTTTTCTTTGATCACGATCGCGGCAAAACGCACTCATCAGGGAAAGTTCTGTATAATGCCCGGGTTATTCCTTACCGTGGTTCTTGGCTCGATTTCGAGTTTGATCCGAAAGATAACTTGTTCGTGCGTATTGATCGACGTCGCAAATTGCCTGCATCTATCATTTTGCGTGCACTTGATATGAGCACCGAAGAAATTCTTAATTATTTCTTTGAAACTATTCTCTTCGAGATTCGAGATGGCCGGGTATGGATGGAACTTGAACCATCTCGTCTGCGTGGTGATATTGCCTCTTTTGATATTTTACTTGGCGATGAAGTTATTGTTGAGAATGGTCGTCGGATTACAGCCAGGCATATCCGTAAACTAGAAAAAGCAAATGTTACTGAACTGGAAGTTCCATTAGAGTACTTGTCTGGCAAAGTTATTGCTCAAGACTATATTGATGAAACTACAGGTGAAGTTGTTGCCCCAGCGAATACAGAATTAACATTGGAGCTGGTTGCGAAACTTTCGCAGGCCGGCTTCACTAAACTGGCAACAATTTATACCAATGAATTGGATAAGGGTTCATTCATTTCAGATACATTGCGTGTTGATTCATCAACTAACCGATTAGAAGCTCTAGTTGAAATTTACCGTATGATGCGCCCTGGTGAACCGCCAACACGTGAAGCTGCTGAAGCGTTGTTTGAGAATTTATTCTTTAGTGCAGATCGTTACGATTTGTCGACTGTCGGTCGGATGAAATTCAACAGCCGCGTTGACCGTGAAGATGGCAATGAATCAGGTGTTTTAGATCAAACCGATATCTTATTGGTGATGAAAACCCTTATCGATATTCGTAATGGTCAGGGTGATGTTGACGATATCGACCACCTTGGTAACCGTCGTATACGCTGTGTCGGTGAAATGGCAGAGAATCAGTTCCGGGTCGGATTGGTTCGTGTTGAACGTGCGGTTCGTGAACGTTTAAGTCTGGGTGATTTAGATGCATTGATGCCGCAGGATTTGATCAATGCAAAACCAATCTCTGCTGCCGTTAAGGAATTTTTTGGTTCATCTCAGTTGTCTCAATTTATGGACCAGAACAACCCTCTGTCTGAAGTGACTCATAAACGTCGTGTTTCGGCATTAGGGCCGGGCGGTTTGACTCGTGAGCGCGCAGGGTTTGAAGTTCGAGATGTGCATCCAACGCATTATGGCCGTTTATGTCCAATTGAAACACCTGAAGGTCCAAACATTGGGTTGATCAACTCATTGGCCGTTTATTCTCGTACTAATGACTACGGTTTTCTGGAAACTCCATATCGCCGTGTTGAAAATAGTACGATTACTGATGATGTTGAATTCCTTTCAGCTATTGATGAAGGTAAATACGTCATTGCACAGGCAAATGCTGCTGTAGATGAATCGGGCCATTTGACAGGTGAATTAGTCCCTTGTCGTCACCGTGGTGAATCAACCTATATGACGGCTGACCAAGTTCAGTTTATGGACGTATCACCTCAACAGATTATTTCTGTTGCAGCGTCGTTGATTCCGTTCTTAGAACATGATGATGCGAACCGAGCCCTGATGGGGTCGAACATGCAACGTCAGGCTGTACCAACAATTCGGGCTGATAAGCCACTGGTTGGTACCGGGATTGAGCGCGCCGTAGCAGTTGACTCAGGTGTAACCGTGGTTGCTAAACGTGGTGGCTTTGTCGATTATGCTGATGCATCACGTATCGTAGTTAAAGTGAATGAAGATGAGCTTTATCCGGGAGAAGCGGGTATTGATATCTACACATTAACTAAATACACCCGCTCTAACCAGAATACCTGTATTAATCAGCGCCCGGTTGTTAAGACTGGTGAGCCTGTGAGTAAAGGTGATGTTTTAGCTGATGGCCCATCAACTGACTTAGGTGAGTTAGCACTTGGTCAGAATATGCGTGTCGCATTTATGCCTTGGAATGGTTACAACTTCGAAGACTCGATTCTTATTAATGAAGATGTTGTTAAAGAAGACCGGTTTACGACCATTCATATTCAGGAGCTGTCTTGTATCGCTCGTGATACTAAATTAGGGCCTGAAGAAATTTCTGCTGATATTCCAAATGTTGGGGAATCAGCTTTAAGCAAGCTTGATGAGTCAGGCATTGTATATGTCGGAGCTGAAGTTAAACCAGGTGATATTTTAGTTGGTAAAGTCACACCTAAAGGTGAAACCCAACTTACTCCTGAAGAAAAATTATTGCGCGCTATTTTTGGTGAAAAAGCATCAGATGTAAAAGACACGTCTTTGCGCGTACCTAATTCAACTTTTGGAACGGTCATCGATATTCAGGTATTTACCCGAGACGGTGTTGAAAAAGACAAGCGTGCAATCGAAATTCAAGATATGCAGTTACGTGAGGCGAAAAAAGATCTGACAGAAGAATTTAAAATCTTCGAAGAAGGAATTTTCTCACGTGCTAGGAGCTTGCTATTGAGCTCGGGCCGTTCTGAAGGCGATTTGGCGCGAATGAAACCAGTTGATTGGTTTGAAATCGCGTTAATTGATGAAGATGCTCAGACTCATCTTGAACAGATTGCTGAGCAGTATGACGAGCTTAAAGCTGACTTTGAGAAAAAATTAGATGTGAAACGACGTAAGATCACCCAAGGTGATGATCTGGCGCCGGGCGTACTGAAAATTGTCAAAGTTTATCTGGCTGTAAAACGCCGTATCCAACCTGGGGATAAAATGGCCGGACGTCACGGGAACAAAGGGGTGGTTTCAATCATCGTTCCTCGTGAAGACATGCCTTACGATGAAACTGGTCATCCGGTTGATATCGTATTGAACCCACTTGGGGTCCCATCGCGAATGAATATTGGTCAGGTGTTAGAAACGCATCTGGGGATGGCAGCAAAAGGCGTCGGTCAGAAAATTGATGCCATGCTCAAAGATCAGCGTGGTGTTGAACTGGATAAACTGCGTGATTTTATTCAGCAGGTTTACGATCTGGGTCATACCCGTCAGCATGTCAATCTTGAAGAATTCAGCGATGAAGAACTAATGACTTTGGCGCAGAACCTCCGTAAAGGGGTTCCCATGGCAACACCAGCATTTGATGGTGCACGTGAACCGGAAATTAAAGAACTGCTACGTTTGGCTGATATTCCTGATTCAGGTCAAATCCAGCTTTATGATGGCCGTACTGGTATGCCATTTGAACGTCAGACCACAGTTGGCTATATGTATATGCTTAAATTGAACCATTTGGTCGATGACAAAATGCATGCTCGTTCGACTGGTTCTTATAGTTTGGTTACACAGCAGCCATTGGGTGGTAAAGCTCAATTTGGTGGTCAGCGCTTCGGTGAGATGGAGGTGTGGGCACTGGAAGCTTACGGTGCAGCATATACCTTACAGGAAATGCTGACTGTGAAGTCGGATGATGTTAATGGTAGAACAAAAATGTATAAAAACATTGTGGATGGCAGCCATAAAATGGAGCCAGGTATTCCAGAATCGTTTAACGTTCTGCTCAAAGAGATCCGCTCGCTGGGTATCAACATCGAATTGGATCAGGAATAG
- the rplJ gene encoding 50S ribosomal protein L10 has translation MALRLEDKKQIVADVNEAAKGALSAVVADSRGVTVSAMTDLRAKAREAGVYMRVVRNTLARRAVEGTDYECLVDTFKGPTLIAFSNEHPGAAARLFEEFAKEEDNFEVKAAAFEGALADVSVLAKLPTYEEAIAKLMATMKEAAAGKLVRTIAAIRNQKEEAAA, from the coding sequence ATGGCATTAAGACTCGAAGACAAAAAGCAAATTGTCGCTGACGTCAACGAAGCTGCCAAAGGTGCCTTATCTGCTGTTGTTGCCGATTCTCGCGGTGTGACTGTAAGCGCTATGACTGATCTTCGCGCAAAAGCCCGTGAAGCTGGCGTTTACATGCGTGTTGTTCGTAATACGCTAGCACGTCGAGCTGTGGAAGGCACAGATTATGAATGTCTCGTTGATACATTCAAAGGCCCAACTTTAATTGCTTTCTCAAACGAACATCCAGGTGCCGCAGCGCGTCTGTTTGAAGAGTTCGCTAAAGAAGAAGACAACTTTGAAGTGAAAGCAGCAGCATTCGAAGGCGCCCTTGCAGATGTGAGCGTTCTGGCGAAACTGCCAACTTACGAAGAAGCAATCGCGAAATTGATGGCAACTATGAAAGAAGCTGCTGCAGGCAAATTGGTTCGTACTATTGCTGCGATTCGCAATCAGAAAGAAGAAGCTGCAGCTTAA
- the secE gene encoding Protein translocase subunit SecE: MSTNTESHSGSMDGLKWGVVAILVVAAVVGNYYYSDLSVLIRVIAVIVAIGIAFGIAMLTVKGKEALNFAKEARIEIRKVIWPTRQETMQTTLIVLAVSAVVALILWGLDGILVRVVSFITGVSI, encoded by the coding sequence ATGTCAACGAATACAGAGAGCCATAGCGGGTCTATGGACGGCCTGAAATGGGGGGTTGTCGCAATTCTTGTCGTCGCGGCAGTGGTAGGCAACTATTATTACTCTGATCTATCAGTTCTGATCCGGGTAATTGCAGTCATTGTTGCAATAGGCATTGCTTTTGGCATTGCTATGCTGACTGTTAAAGGCAAAGAAGCGCTGAATTTTGCCAAAGAAGCTCGGATCGAAATACGTAAAGTGATCTGGCCAACACGCCAAGAAACTATGCAGACAACGCTGATTGTACTCGCTGTATCGGCCGTCGTTGCATTGATCCTATGGGGATTAGATGGAATATTGGTTCGGGTGGTCAGTTTCATTACTGGAGTGAGCATTTAA
- the tufB_2 gene encoding Elongation factor Tu 2 translates to MSKEKFERSKPHVNVGTIGHVDHGKTTLTAAITTVLAKQFGGAAKDFASIDNAPEERERGITINTSHVEYDTEARHYAHVDCPGHADYVKNMITGAAQMDGAILVVAATDGPMPQTREHILLSRQVGVPYIIVFMNKCDMVDDEELLELVEMEVRELLTEYDFPGDDLPVIQGSALGALNGEAKWEEKILELAKALDDCIPEPIRDIDHPFLLPIEDVFSISGRGTVVTGRVERGILKVGDEVEIVGIHDTTKTTCTGVEMFRKLLDEGRAGENIGALLRGTKRDEVERGQVLAKPGTITPHTKFEAEVYVLSKEEGGRHTPFFKGYRPQFYFRTTDVTGAVQLPEGVEMVMPGDNVKFEVDLICPIAMDEGLRFAIREGGRTVGAGVVSKILA, encoded by the coding sequence ATGTCTAAAGAAAAATTTGAACGTTCGAAACCGCACGTTAACGTTGGCACCATCGGTCACGTTGACCACGGTAAAACGACCCTGACAGCAGCGATCACAACCGTCTTAGCGAAACAGTTCGGTGGTGCAGCGAAAGACTTTGCATCAATCGATAACGCGCCGGAAGAACGTGAACGTGGTATTACCATCAACACATCTCACGTCGAATATGATACAGAAGCCCGTCACTATGCACACGTAGATTGCCCAGGACACGCGGATTATGTTAAGAACATGATTACCGGTGCAGCACAGATGGACGGAGCGATTCTGGTTGTAGCAGCGACAGATGGTCCAATGCCACAGACTCGTGAACACATCCTGTTATCCCGTCAGGTCGGCGTACCTTACATCATCGTATTCATGAACAAATGTGACATGGTTGATGATGAAGAACTTCTGGAATTGGTAGAAATGGAAGTTCGTGAATTGCTGACTGAATATGACTTCCCAGGTGATGACCTGCCCGTGATTCAGGGTAGTGCACTGGGCGCATTGAACGGTGAAGCGAAATGGGAAGAAAAAATTCTTGAATTAGCGAAAGCGCTGGATGATTGTATCCCAGAACCGATTCGTGATATTGACCACCCATTCTTGCTGCCAATTGAAGATGTATTCTCAATTTCAGGCCGTGGTACCGTAGTCACAGGTCGTGTAGAACGTGGTATTTTGAAAGTTGGTGATGAAGTTGAAATCGTGGGTATTCACGACACCACTAAAACCACATGTACAGGTGTAGAAATGTTCCGTAAACTGTTGGACGAAGGTCGTGCAGGTGAGAACATTGGTGCGCTGCTGCGTGGTACAAAACGTGATGAAGTTGAACGTGGACAGGTTCTGGCGAAACCAGGAACAATCACTCCACATACCAAATTCGAAGCAGAAGTATACGTACTGAGCAAAGAAGAAGGTGGTCGTCATACGCCATTTTTCAAAGGTTATCGTCCCCAGTTCTATTTCCGTACAACGGACGTAACCGGAGCGGTTCAGTTACCAGAAGGTGTAGAAATGGTAATGCCAGGTGACAACGTGAAATTCGAAGTTGACCTGATTTGCCCAATCGCAATGGACGAAGGTCTGCGATTTGCGATCCGTGAAGGTGGCCGTACAGTAGGCGCTGGTGTGGTATCAAAAATCTTGGCGTAA
- the rplK gene encoding 50S ribosomal protein L11, with the protein MAKKVEAYIKLQVAAGAANPSPPVGPALGQHGVNIMEFCKAFNARTDSLEKGAPVPVVITVYSDRSFTFETKTPPASYLLKKAAGIKSGSGVPNKEKVGTVTRAQLEEIAKIKEADMTGSDMDAMVRTIEGSARAMGLVVEG; encoded by the coding sequence ATGGCTAAGAAAGTCGAAGCTTATATTAAGCTACAAGTTGCTGCTGGTGCAGCAAACCCAAGTCCACCAGTTGGTCCTGCGTTAGGTCAGCATGGTGTGAACATCATGGAATTCTGTAAAGCATTTAATGCTCGAACTGATAGTCTTGAAAAAGGTGCTCCAGTTCCTGTTGTTATTACTGTTTATAGTGATCGTTCTTTTACATTTGAAACCAAAACTCCGCCAGCTTCTTATCTGCTGAAAAAAGCTGCAGGAATCAAATCTGGTTCAGGTGTGCCAAATAAAGAGAAAGTGGGCACTGTGACTCGTGCTCAACTGGAAGAGATTGCAAAAATCAAAGAAGCAGATATGACTGGTTCTGATATGGATGCGATGGTTCGTACAATCGAAGGTTCAGCCCGTGCAATGGGCCTGGTAGTAGAGGGCTAA
- the nusG gene encoding Transcription termination/antitermination protein NusG, translating into MSEELKKRWYVVQAFSGYEGRVAKSLREHIKIHNKEDLFGEVLVPTEEVVEMRAGQKRKSERKFFPGYVLVQMHMNDESWHLVRNVPRVMGFIGGTPERPAPISDREAAKILDRLNESADKPRPKTLFEPGEVVRVIDGPFADFNGTIEEVDYEKSRVKVSVLIFGRATPVELEFGQVEKG; encoded by the coding sequence ATGAGCGAAGAGTTAAAAAAACGCTGGTACGTCGTACAAGCTTTTTCTGGTTATGAAGGCCGTGTTGCAAAATCATTGCGTGAGCACATTAAAATCCATAACAAAGAGGATCTTTTCGGTGAAGTTTTAGTACCTACCGAAGAGGTTGTAGAAATGCGTGCAGGCCAGAAACGGAAAAGTGAACGTAAATTTTTTCCGGGTTATGTATTAGTCCAGATGCATATGAATGACGAAAGCTGGCATTTGGTGCGAAATGTTCCCCGTGTGATGGGATTCATTGGCGGTACACCAGAACGTCCCGCTCCGATTAGTGACCGTGAAGCTGCAAAAATCTTAGATCGGCTGAATGAATCTGCCGATAAGCCGAGACCAAAAACATTATTCGAACCAGGTGAAGTTGTTCGGGTTATCGATGGTCCATTTGCTGATTTTAACGGGACAATCGAGGAAGTGGATTATGAAAAAAGTCGCGTGAAAGTTTCTGTATTAATTTTCGGTCGTGCAACGCCGGTTGAACTTGAATTTGGTCAGGTTGAAAAAGGCTGA